One Hugenholtzia roseola DSM 9546 genomic region harbors:
- a CDS encoding site-specific DNA-methyltransferase, whose product MINNLLNTIIAGDCIENLKKIPSNSIDLIFADPPYNLQLNGELHRPDQSKVDAVDDEWDKFASLKTYDAFCQQWLAECHRVLKDTGSIWVIGTYHNIFRVGAIMQDLDFWLLNDVIWVKNNPMPNFKGTRFNNAHETLIWATKSKKSRYTFHYHSLKTMNDDLQMRSDWLIPICSGEERIKVNGQKAHSTQKPAELLYRIIISTSNVGDIVLDPFFGSGTTGAVAKRLGRNFIGLEREPFYIQVAQERINQVKPLSKNVLEYKIDRKKPRIPFGNLVEKGYVSIGETLYSKDKKLTAVVQANASIIANGTAVGSIHKVSSVLLNKATNNGWTFWYVMRENELISIDELRLAYEKKFFRVEKNDSLLEELRSIRDSKLTDSSII is encoded by the coding sequence ATGATAAACAACTTATTGAATACGATTATAGCAGGCGACTGCATAGAGAATCTTAAAAAAATACCAAGCAACTCCATAGATTTAATATTTGCCGACCCACCTTACAACCTACAGCTCAATGGCGAATTGCACCGCCCCGACCAGAGCAAGGTAGATGCCGTCGACGATGAGTGGGATAAGTTTGCGTCCTTGAAGACCTATGACGCATTTTGCCAACAGTGGCTTGCCGAATGTCATAGGGTTTTAAAAGATACGGGTAGCATTTGGGTTATAGGCACATACCACAATATTTTTCGGGTAGGAGCAATTATGCAAGATTTGGATTTTTGGCTCTTGAATGATGTTATTTGGGTAAAAAACAACCCTATGCCTAATTTTAAAGGAACGCGGTTTAATAATGCACACGAAACGTTGATATGGGCAACTAAGTCCAAAAAATCACGCTATACCTTTCACTACCACTCGCTCAAAACGATGAACGACGACCTTCAGATGCGTAGCGACTGGTTGATACCGATTTGTAGTGGAGAAGAGCGAATTAAGGTCAATGGGCAGAAAGCGCATAGCACACAAAAGCCTGCGGAACTCTTGTATAGAATTATCATCTCGACTTCCAACGTCGGTGACATAGTGTTAGACCCATTTTTTGGCAGCGGAACAACTGGGGCAGTAGCCAAACGACTGGGGCGAAACTTTATTGGATTAGAACGAGAACCTTTTTATATCCAAGTTGCCCAAGAGCGCATCAATCAAGTAAAGCCTCTAAGCAAAAATGTACTTGAATATAAAATCGATAGAAAAAAACCACGTATTCCGTTTGGTAATTTAGTTGAAAAAGGCTATGTTTCAATCGGAGAAACGTTATACTCGAAAGATAAAAAGCTAACAGCCGTAGTACAAGCCAATGCCAGTATTATAGCCAATGGCACAGCAGTAGGTTCGATACACAAAGTCAGCTCTGTTTTGCTTAACAAGGCTACCAACAACGGTTGGACATTTTGGTATGTAATGCGTGAAAACGAACTCATCTCCATAGACGAGCTAAGACTCGCCTACGAAAAAAAGTTTTTCCGAGTCGAAAAAAATGACTCATTGTTAGAAGAGTTGCGCTCCATACGCGATTCAAAACTTACAGATAGTAGTATTATTTAG
- a CDS encoding HpyAIV family type II restriction enzyme: protein MKYQKFKQIFDDTIFERAKADLLKKIAENPSRYIGLFRPTHPHAKLLQNLLQSHEIRFGDAFETAIGAYIEEFGYQTLSKRYQEADSSLLNIDQCFSSNTTLYFIEQKVRDDHDSTKKRGQIQNFEKKLNLLQNKHRGKKVVGIFYFIDPELVKNKRYYEQELSKMAQDYQVELHLFYGQDLFDYLNQSTTWQEIQTYLIQWKKDVPTLPQINFDLNPAETFAEIKDLEPVYYRKILNNDQIVQQILKIIFPTNATLKLLTEYFQQKETPVYRALSDKLRNLAE, encoded by the coding sequence ATGAAATATCAAAAATTCAAACAAATATTCGACGATACCATTTTTGAGCGAGCTAAAGCAGACTTGCTGAAAAAAATTGCCGAAAATCCAAGTCGCTATATCGGGCTATTTCGCCCTACCCATCCTCATGCCAAACTGTTACAAAACCTATTGCAATCACATGAAATTCGGTTTGGCGATGCTTTTGAAACGGCTATAGGCGCATACATAGAGGAATTTGGCTATCAAACTCTATCAAAACGTTATCAAGAAGCAGACAGCAGCTTGTTGAACATAGACCAATGTTTTTCCTCGAATACTACTCTATATTTCATAGAGCAAAAAGTTAGAGATGACCATGACAGTACAAAAAAAAGAGGACAGATTCAAAACTTTGAAAAAAAGTTGAATTTACTCCAAAACAAGCACAGAGGAAAAAAAGTAGTTGGGATATTCTATTTTATAGACCCAGAGCTTGTAAAGAATAAACGCTACTATGAGCAAGAGCTATCGAAAATGGCGCAAGACTATCAAGTCGAACTTCATTTATTCTATGGACAAGATTTATTTGATTACCTCAACCAAAGTACAACTTGGCAAGAAATACAAACCTATCTAATCCAATGGAAAAAAGATGTCCCTACGCTCCCTCAAATTAATTTTGACCTTAATCCAGCTGAAACATTCGCAGAAATAAAAGATTTAGAACCTGTTTATTATAGAAAAATACTGAATAATGACCAAATAGTCCAACAGATTTTGAAAATTATTTTTCCTACCAATGCAACATTAAAACTCCTAACAGAGTATTTTCAACAAAAAGAAACGCCTGTATATCGCGCTCTAAGCGATAAATTGCGTAACTTGGCAGAGTAA